The window TTCTTGCATAGCATTCTTAAGAATAGTTCTTTGTGCACTTCGCCAATGAAAGAGATGCTTCGGCTCAACAATTTATGCAAAATCAGCTTAAACTAATTACCCATCTCTAATTATTTGAAAACTAGTTACAATATATATCTATCCAATTAAAACTAATTACCCAACCTACTTACTCATTCCACTTTTCTTACTCATTTGACTTAACATAGCTTGATTTGGCTTGGATCGGTTTAGCTTGATTTGAATTGAATTGGCTTGACTTTGTTTGTCTTAATTTTAGTAGCTTAGTTTGACTTTATTTAATTGGACGGGTTGGACATTAAAAAAAATGGGTAAGAGGAAAACTTTATGAGTAAGGACGAAAAAATAGTTTGTGGCGAGTGGGTATTTGCAAAAGATTTTTTGTCCTCACAAATTTGCAAGACGTGTAATTTTAAAGCCCAACTTAAATCCTACTATTGAAAGGATCGAAGCTTTATTTTAACTTCCTAATTTCCAATTCCTAATAAGACTTTGAAATCTCTATGAATTCATGATTTTGGGTGAGTTACTatgagtaaaaatagcacggtatagccagatTTCGGATTGGTTatttaaaaatagtcagcgtttacgaagtcaatgaaaaatagccactattttgctgtaacagagaccggtccagcataatatactggagtttggtgcacctgtgtatgaactccagcatattatgctggaccggtatactttgctgactccagtataatatactggagactggagcaccggtactccaaactccagtatattatactggacaattatacttactggaactccagtatattatgctggagttccagtatacttatgctggaattccagcatacttatgctggaactccattatattatgttggagttccagcatacttatcctggaactccagtataatatgttggagttcaagcatacttatgctggaactccagtataatatactggcgtattttccgggttttgaacagtgttttcgcccagatttatctttacatgaaaagtggttaaatttcgattacttttaaaattgggctatttttgaacgaccagttgtaaatctggctattttatAATTTCTCCCTTACTATGAAGGTTGGCTTTGACTAATTGATATTCTAAGCTATACATTGTGAAAGTACACTTCCATTCCTTGTAGAGGAAGGCTAATTGCTTGTTGGCTAGGAGAGAGATGTTAAAAAGAACGACCATGGAGACTTGGAGCGGTAACGTCCACGTACGGCTCCGTGAGAAGGATGGACGAGGAGGAATAATAAGTCAATCTTGGTCTGAATCGAAAGCAGGGAAACTGACCACATGATCGGCAATGGGCCAAAATAAAGAATTCCTTGCTGTGGAAAAGCTGATCAAGTTGAAAAGCATAAAGGTTGAAGGAAATGCACCTTCTCCGATTAGAAGGGTACGAGACTCTCCAGATCAAGAGGTTGAGGTCTGAACTCCGGCGGAGAATACGTATCAAGGGTCTTTGATTTCATGCACGATTTGGTGAGCAGAAGAAAGCGGAACAGAAGAGGAGACTGTACTTTCTCCCTTCAAGCCCTGTTTAAGTTTCCACGCATGCAAGGGTCGGTTAGGAAGGATTACCTGATTGCACTAGTCTCATAGCCATCTCTTTAGCGTCCCGGTGCTTTATGAAAGCCGGTCCACAACAGTGAAAGTACGATTGATTCCGTCGATCGAACGAAAATAGCTTTTTGCTTTTTTTCCTCTCTAGATTCGCGTAAAAGTGGGCTTTTATTTTTGCTTCCTTGAACGGGTGGAGAAAGATTTTTATTACCCTTTATTCTAGGGGAAGGGCTTGGAACCCCTGCAACTATGATAGAAAGCCGTTTGCTTGTTGCCAAACCCTTCGCCTTTCTTTTGAATCCTCCGGAACAATCATAGTACGACCGCTCATCTTATATAAAATCAATGAGTAGATCTCACCGTGGTAATTCTTTTGCTATAAAAATTAGTTTGATGATTTTATAAGCCTATATAAAAGTTCAATaaatgtttgaccaaaaagtgttaagAGCCCTTTTTAGCTAAATCAATTTAATGAATAGATAAGGATTATAtcctagccaaaaataattaactctagattAATGAATGATAAGTAAGAAAAGTTGAGTAAGGTTAAGCTCATGAACTCATTAAAATAATGGAAGAAATCTAATGTATATGATGAGCTTATATTCATTCTCGACATTGTTACTCCACAatgtaaaataaagaaaaaagaaagaattcgCCATTAATGACCACAAGGTATGTTTTATTTATTCCATAACGATGGCTACACAAAATGAATAGCAAAGTTGTGAACCTTCTCTCATTTTCGAGATGGATTCTCCAATTCTCATTCCTTGTTAGCGAAGAAGTGTATAATTTCTGAAAACACTCCCCTTTTGTTCTCTCACCTGGTATATATACTAGGTATTTTCATTTACACAACGGTCATTAGCCAGAGTACCTACGTCATTTATCTATATTACAGATTGACCCTATGAAATGCCGTAACATCCAATTCATCGTACAAACATTCTGAGTACACGAGCCGAGGTGTTTGTCGCTATAACATTGTACGAATACGATTTCGGCCCAAGTGACGTTTTGCCGCTCCTCTTCACGCAAATTCTTGGTCAGATTTCGACCCATACCACCATATTTTACATTTAATTTTCTCAGATAAATATTATAGTACAAAGTAATGAACCTAGTAAAACACGCCCAAAATTATCCTGTCAATGTAAAGAGTACAATCGTATCGTGGAGAAAATAAAAGGTAAGAGTACAATCTGTTAAACACGTGGTATAATAGATGCAAAGCTCGTAGCACTCTCTGCCATTATTGAACTACAAAATCTACAACAAAATACAGTAAGGCAGAGATATCTCACCACTTGCTCTCATGGCTCTACTATCATCATCATCGAAAGGAGTGGTAATATCTCTGCCGGTGCTGGTTCTCACCGGCGCCGCCTTTTCCGCAGTActcctcttctttcttttctcctcACCACCACCTCCAGCTCCGTGTAATTGCCTCGTCACTCCAACAACCACCACTGTCGCCGCCGTTGGTGGATCCAGATCCGGCGCCGGAGAGAGGATCTCGACGACAATAGAGGATATAGAATGGGTGAAGAAACAGATCGAGGGAAATGGACTCCATATGGCGGACAATGTGCTGCGCAAAGGGATCAACCCTCGTACTCGCCAACAACAGCTCCAGGATCTACTTCAGTATGAAACTTTTCCAATTTATGTTTCATTTGATTTAGCAGTTAAAAAGATCATGCCTTTAGTGTGATTGCTCGTAAATTCTGTAATTTTGTTGAACTTCATGATAGTTTTGTGGTTTTATTGGAATTTGTTTATTCTTAGGAAGTACTAAGTGACTGCAGATTAAGTTAGAAAGATATCCAGTCGAAGCATCTGCGAGTTCATGCTTTTTTAGTATAATTACTACTTGGCGGTTTTGTTTCAAGTGTTCTAGATTTTTACTATTGAATTAGATCTTCGTGAGAGTTTcaataatctatttaaaataatataggtgGAAATTGATAAACAATGTAGACGAAATTATATGATTAACTTAATCTTTGATCTATATTTAAAGAAAGATAATAAGTGGCTTATATGGTAATAAGCATTTGTGTTTTTCAAAGGCTATGTGCAAGGGAATCGAAAATGAGCAAGAAGGCAATGAGTCAGAAAGTTCCATATTAATTTTCTCTCTAAAAGAAAGAGCTCCATCTTATTCTTTTCCTTCAGCTAGTTTTTGATTTGTAGAAGGAGAAATAGATGATTAAGAAGAGATTGAACTTTTTGAAGTATTGGTAAAACATGAAACATAGCTCTAACGAGTAACATATATCTATTTTAATGGAACTTCTTCTCTCTTATGGTTTCACCGCCCTCTTTCTCTGtctctttctttcctttctttttgaaAGATAATGCGTACATGTCTGTAGTTCAAATCACAGATAGGCAATGGGAATTCTTTAATAGGTGCTTTCCTCTTTTTTGCATGAAGAACAATCTATGGCTTGGCAAAATCAAAGTAAAATTATTGGGATATTCAATCGTTTAAGACTCTAATGGCTACCCtttttttagtttcttctttacTTATGTTCACTACTTCTTTTTCTGTAATTTTATTCATCTTCTTTTCACTCTACATTCACATATGTATTATTGCAACTTCCTGATGAACCATCATTTACCTTTTCCCAAGTCGGGTTCCAGTCTGAAGTGTTCATCAAGTGCTAGCGTTAGTGGCTAGTAAGTTGTAACTTGGCATGTTAATGGAACTTCTCTGTTTTTTTCAGGTTCAAGGGCATATCACACTATGAAGGAGAACAAGCAAATAATCACACTGCCCTTCCTTGTCCTGGTGAACTCCTTGTAGAAGAGCACCATAGCAATTATGGAGAGCCATGGGCAGGAGGGCGGGATGTTTTTGAATTCCTTGCGGAGTCAGCCCATCTAACTCCAGATTCCCAAGTTCTTGAGATTGGATGTGGGACTCTTCGTGTTGGATTACATTTCATCCGGTATTTGAACCCAGAACACTTCCACTGTCTCGAGAGAGATGAACTTTCTTTAATGGCTGCATTCAGGTATGAGCTTCCCGCTCAAGGTTTATTAAACAAGCGCCCTCTTATTGTTAGAGGTGAAGACATGGATTTCAGTAAATTTGGATCCGGAACCATGTATGATTTGATATATGCAAGCGCTGTGTTTCTTCATATGCCTGATAAACTTGTTTGGGTTGGTTTGGAGAGGTTAGCTGGTAAATTGAAACCTTTAGAAGGTCGAATCTTTGTGTCACATAATATAAAGTTTTGTTCACGATTGGGAGGAGAAGAATGTACAAAGAGGCTGAAGAATTTAGGGCTGGAGTATATTGGCAAGTTTACCCATGATAGTTTGCTATTCAATCACTATGAGATTTGGTTTGGATTTAGGCGAGTCAGAGCTTGAATTCGTGTAGAGAGTTGTTTGAAGACCTAATATTCTTATGCCAACATCTATCAGGCTGCGCCTGAAAGCACGCTTTCATCATGTACATTCTTTTATGCAATGTCTGGCACGAAATCCATCTTTGTCGTTTTCTGTGTAAGAGATGCTTCAGTTTCCTGCTTGGAGGTGGATCATCATTGTCGGATCCTAACCTTGAAGAATCGAGTTTTAGCTATAGCCGCTGACCACGTGAAGAAGAAATGATTTGTTGCAGTAAAGCTGACTTATGAGACGAGGTTATGATATGTTACCATACCCGAGTTTGTAATCTTCGCACTATATTGAACATCTAGTTGTAGCAGTTTTTTTTATCATCTGCTATTTGTGCATTATTTAATGACTTATGTAGCATGCGCTCTACTTGTTAGTTGTTAGTCTTGCTTCTAGATTTT of the Nicotiana tabacum cultivar K326 chromosome 7, ASM71507v2, whole genome shotgun sequence genome contains:
- the LOC107801770 gene encoding uncharacterized protein LOC107801770; the protein is MALLSSSSKGVVISLPVLVLTGAAFSAVLLFFLFSSPPPPAPCNCLVTPTTTTVAAVGGSRSGAGERISTTIEDIEWVKKQIEGNGLHMADNVLRKGINPRTRQQQLQDLLQFKGISHYEGEQANNHTALPCPGELLVEEHHSNYGEPWAGGRDVFEFLAESAHLTPDSQVLEIGCGTLRVGLHFIRYLNPEHFHCLERDELSLMAAFRYELPAQGLLNKRPLIVRGEDMDFSKFGSGTMYDLIYASAVFLHMPDKLVWVGLERLAGKLKPLEGRIFVSHNIKFCSRLGGEECTKRLKNLGLEYIGKFTHDSLLFNHYEIWFGFRRVRA